One part of the Vicia villosa cultivar HV-30 ecotype Madison, WI linkage group LG6, Vvil1.0, whole genome shotgun sequence genome encodes these proteins:
- the LOC131612682 gene encoding protein STRUBBELIG-RECEPTOR FAMILY 2-like, whose protein sequence is MFSGLLPHHFQNIKKLRIGGNKFHAADNYPPLTSPVGTLSVEHNISRPPTTNTNAIKNYAPPKVREHKHKKKQFGPGGIAFIAAGGTIMATGVALLIAIRLNKLHSQSRNKNYSESNDISIHSHPTSASIEVSSAELDDRPLLLPINIAPLLGPMKFPSLHHNNVEETSRRSYSKRGRSTRRTKIYTIAELQLATNFFNEGNLLGEGSLGPVYKAKFPDGKILAVKIINMAGLSYREEEMFLDVICTASKLKHPNIIPLNGYCLEHGEHLLVYDYFGNLTLYDALHSGACETLSWIQRLRIALYVAQALDYLHSACCPPVAHGNLKSANVLLDENLIPRVGDSSLAILRPLTKVLAAKVIDKATETTITERGYAPSDHGQTGFSRRRDVFAFGVLLLELLTGRKPFDGARPREEQYLSKWAFPRLRDSASLEQIVDSSMKTTISFKALSCYADLVSLCIQPSRHLRPQMSEVVNSLISLYQKFNFAKTSVADGTDLFEKSLRSADTRFKSSPTFSHLSA, encoded by the exons ATGTTTAGTGGCCTTCTTCCACATCATTTTcagaacataaaaaaattaag GATTGGTGGGAATAAATTCCATGCAGCGGACAACTATCCCCCATTGACTTCACCTGTGGGGACATTATCAGTTGAGCATAATATTAGTCGCCCGCCCACAACTAATACAAATGCCATCAAGAACTATGCTCCTCCCAAAGTACGTGAGCACAAGCATAAGAAGAAACAATTCGGTCCTGGAGGAATTGCTTTTATTGCTGCTGGAGGAACAATAATGGCTACAGGTGTGGCACTCCTTATTGCAATCCGGTTAAACAAACTGCATTCTCAAAGCCGGAACAAGAATTACTCAGAAAGCAATGATATCTCTATTCATTCTCATCCAACCAGTGCAAGCATAG AGGTGTCTTCTGCTGAACTAGACGACAGGCCACTTCTCCTACCTATCAACATTGCACCTCTTTTGGGTCCAATGAAATTTCCTTCCCTGCACCATAACAATGTAGAGGAAACATCAAGAAGAAGTTATTCCAAAAGAGGCAGATCTACTAGAAGGACAAAAATCTATACCATTGCGGAGCTTCAGCTGGCTACTAACTTCTTCAATGAAGGCAACCTTCTGGGAGAAGGATCTCTTGGTCCTGTTTACAAAGCTAAATTTCCTGATGGCAAA atttTGGCCGTGAAGATCATAAACATGGCGGGTTTGTCTTACCGAGAAGAGGAAATGTTCTTGGATGTCATTTGCACAGCTTCTAAACTGAAGCACCCCAACATCATACCACTGAATGGTTACTGTTTGGAGCACGGAGAGCATCTTCTTGTTTATGATTACTTTGGAAATTTAACTCTATATGATGCTCTTCATAGTGGAGCATGTGAAACACTATCGTGGATCCAACGTCTTCGGATTGCTCTATATGTTGCTCAGGCTTTGGA TTATTTGCACTCAGCGTGCTGCCCGCCTGTGGCCCATGGTAATTTGAAGTCTGCCAATGTTCTACTGGATGAAAATTTGATCCCTCGTGTTGGTGACAGTAGCTTGGCAATTTTGAGACCATTGACGAAGGTTCTAGCAGCTAAAGTAATTGATAAG GCTACTGAGACTACAATTACAGAGAGAGGCTACGCTCCATCTGACCATGGCCAAACAGGGTTCAGCAGAAGGAGAGATGTCTTTGCCTTTGGAGTATTGCTTCTGGAATTGTTAACAGGAAGGAAACCTTTCGACGG TGCCAGGCCAAGGGAAGAGCAATATCTGTCAAAATGGGCTTTCCCCAGGCTTCGTGATAGCGCGAGTTTGGAACAGATAGTAGATTCCAGTATGAAAACAACAATTTCATTCAAAGCTCTTTCTTGTTATGCTGATCTTGTTTCCCTCTGTATACAG CCTTCAAGACACCTCCGTCCCCAAATGTCTGAAGTTGTGAACTCTCTTATATCTTTATACCAAAAGTTCAACTTTGCAAAGACCAGTGTAGCAGACGGTACTGATCTATTTGAGAAGTCTCTCCGATCAGCCGACACACGCTTTAAAAGTTCGCCAACATTTAGCCATCTATCAGCTTGA